The following proteins come from a genomic window of Nicotiana tomentosiformis chromosome 12, ASM39032v3, whole genome shotgun sequence:
- the LOC104117885 gene encoding inactive TPR repeat-containing thioredoxin TTL3-like, which translates to MEKTRRSGQSTISENADISLENELGCGLMGAFFPRKSSKLNTSTVPPIPTKISDTNSVKNSRNWRSSSCGKACLDSRKSTKPSPKLGDKPFRKTSLNSSRNSSSCEQNNIRKSSSDGTRNSNKASSNFSSVTRMSQVVNLAYTQKLRREPSFTSTDLSMTIFSHRKSRTNGTLNRDSTGNVSLLDHLGNLKLQGNQNPSSDIKKKGSVLMGNIVRQPSVRSHQSGNTFRHSANKLDPDALKSIGNEQYRQGKFEEALALYNQAIEIDPKNACYYSNKSASLMCLGRLIEAVLACREAIRLDPSYHNAHFRLARLYLRLGDAEKAIDHYKQSGRKVDKKDIAEAHDLKRQIIKCTEAQKLRDFNTLLKETHNSISLGADSAPQIFAMRAEALLKLHRHEEAYTTIQNGPDFQTKLYTSLFGTAKTAYLLIVRAEAYATVGKFEDAIVAAQEAVKLDQSNEVTNTTLRRIKRLVSARLKGNELFKGNEFSEACTVYTEGLEQEPYNSILLFNRAACRFKLGQFERAVEDCTAALVLRPSYAKARVRRADCNIKLERWKAAIQDCEVLMQENPEDEVSRVFLEANVQLQKQLVEDHNQRNLFNGSNSALVSGN; encoded by the exons ATGGAAAAAACTAGAAGAAGTGGTCAATCAACCATCTCTGAAAATGCAGATATTTCATTAGAAAATGAATTGGGTTGTGGTCTAATGGGTGCTTTTTTCCCAAGAAAAAGTTCTAAGCTAAATACATCAACTGTACCACCAATTCCAACCAAGATTAGTGACACCAATTCTGTCAAGAATTCAAGAAACTGGCGAAGCAGTTCTTGTGGTAAGGCATGTTTGGACTCCAGGAAATCAACTAAGCCTTCACCGAAACTAGGTGACAAACCATTCAGAAAAACATCCTTAAATAGTTCGAGGAATTCAAGTTCTTGTGAACAGAATAATATTAGAAAATCTTCATCAGATGGTACGAGAAACTCGAATAAAGCATCATCCAATTTTTCTAGTGTGACCAGGATGTCACAAGTTGTTAACTTAGCATACACACAAAAGCTTAGAAGAGAACCATCTTTTACCTCAACTGATTTGAGCATGACAATCTTTAGCCATCGAAAATCCAGGACAAATGGAACGTTGAATCGCGATTCAACAGGCAATGTTAGCCTATTAGACCACTTGGGAAATTTGAAGCTGCAGGGGAACCAAAATCCCTCTAGTGACATAAAGAAAAAAGGCAGTGTTTTGATGGGAAACATAGTAAGACAACCTAGTGTAAGAAGCCATCAATCCGGGAATACGTTTCGCCATTCTGCAAACAAACTAGACCCTGATGCACTCAAGTCCATAGGCAATGAGCAGTATAGACAGGGAAAGTTTGAGGAAGCATTGGCTTTATATAATCAAGCAATTGAAATTGATCCAAAAAATGCTTGTTATTATAGCAACAAAAGTGCATCTTTGATGTGTTTAGGCCGCTTAATTGAAGCAGTGCTAGCATGCAGAGAGGCCATTCGGCTAGATCCTTCTTATCACAATGCACATTTTCGTCTTGCAAGACTATACCTCAG ACTAGGAGATGCAGAGAAAGCGATAGATCATTACAAACAATCAGGACGAAAAGTTGACAAGAAGGACATTGCCGAGGCTCATGATCTTAAGCGACAAATCATAAAATGCACAGAAGCACAGAAACTGAGAGATTTCAACACATTGCTTAAGGAAACACATAATTCTATCTCCTTAGGAGCAGATTCAGCTCCACAG ATCTTTGCCATGAGAGCTGAAGCCTTGTTGAAGTTACATAGACATGAGGAAGCATACACCACAATTCAGAATGGACCTGATTTTCAAACTAAGCTTTACACTAGCCTTTTCGGTACAGCAAAAACAGCGTATTTATTAATCGTTCGAGCTGAGGCCTATGCAACTGTTGGCAAGTTTGAGGATGCCATAGTTGCAGCTCAAGAAGCAGTGAAATTGGATCAAAGCAATGAAGTAACTAACACAACTCTAAGGAGAATTAAAAGGTTGGTATCAGCACGGTTAAAAGGCAATGAGCTTTTCAAAGGAAATGAATTCTCAGAGGCTTGTACCGTATACACTGAAGGACTAGAACAAGAGCCATATAATTCTATTCTGCTATTTAATAGAGCAGCTTGCCGATTCAAGCTAGGACAATTTGAAAGAGCAGTAGAAGATTGCACTGCAGCTCTTGTATTACGCCCTTCCTATGCAAAGGCTAGAGTGCGAAGAGCTGATTGCAACATCAAG